The following coding sequences are from one Streptomyces angustmyceticus window:
- a CDS encoding 2-oxoacid:acceptor oxidoreductase subunit alpha has product MTSQVNSTAEQTDAALVGEARDSGDGGAGKEVRRLDRVIIRFAGDSGDGMQLTGDRFTSETASFGNDLSTLPNFPAEIRAPAGTLPGVSSFQLHFADHDILTPGDAPNVLVAMNPAALKANLADVPRGADIIVNTDEFTKRPMAKVGYATSPLEDGSLEAYNVHPVPLTTLTIEALKEFGLSRKEAERSKNMFALGLLSWMYHRPTEGTEKFLRAKFAKKPEIAEANVTAFRAGWNFGETTEDFAVSYEVAPATRAFPTGTYRNISGNLALSYGLVAAGRQADLPLYLGSYPITPASDILHELSKHKNFGVRTFQAEDEIAGIGAALGAAFGGALAVTTTSGPGVALKSETIGLAVSLELPLLIVDIQRGGPSTGLPTKTEQADLLQAMYGRNGEAPVPIVAPKTPADCFDAALDAARIALTYRTPVFLLSDGYLANGSEPWRIPDVDELPDLRVQFASGPNHQQADGTEVFWPYKRDEQTLARPWAVPGTPGLEHRIGGIEKQDGTGNISYDPANHDFMVRTRQAKVDGIEVPDLDVDDPADDDGRSAGTLVLGWGSTYGPITAAVRRVRRAGGRIAQAHLRHLNPFPGNLGDVLGRYDKVIVPEMNLGQLATLIRAKYLVDAQSHTQVSGMPFKAEQLAEVFKEAIND; this is encoded by the coding sequence GTGACCAGCCAGGTCAACAGCACAGCCGAGCAGACCGACGCAGCGCTTGTCGGGGAAGCGCGCGATTCCGGAGACGGCGGCGCAGGCAAAGAAGTCCGACGCCTCGACCGGGTCATCATCCGGTTCGCCGGTGACTCCGGTGACGGTATGCAGCTCACCGGCGACCGGTTCACCTCGGAGACCGCGTCGTTCGGCAACGACCTGTCGACGCTGCCGAACTTCCCCGCCGAGATCCGCGCGCCCGCCGGCACCCTGCCGGGCGTCTCCAGCTTCCAGCTGCACTTCGCCGACCACGACATCCTCACGCCGGGTGACGCACCGAACGTGCTGGTGGCGATGAACCCGGCCGCGCTGAAGGCGAACCTGGCGGATGTGCCGCGGGGCGCGGACATCATCGTCAACACCGATGAGTTCACCAAGCGCCCGATGGCGAAGGTCGGCTATGCGACCAGCCCCCTGGAGGACGGGTCGCTGGAGGCCTACAACGTCCACCCGGTGCCGCTGACGACGCTGACGATCGAGGCGCTCAAGGAGTTCGGGCTCTCCCGCAAGGAGGCCGAGCGCAGCAAGAACATGTTCGCGCTGGGGCTGCTGTCGTGGATGTACCACCGGCCGACCGAGGGCACCGAGAAGTTCCTGCGGGCGAAGTTCGCGAAGAAGCCGGAGATCGCGGAGGCCAACGTCACGGCGTTCCGGGCGGGCTGGAACTTCGGTGAGACCACGGAGGACTTCGCCGTCTCCTACGAGGTCGCGCCGGCGACCAGGGCCTTCCCGACCGGCACCTACCGCAACATCTCCGGGAACCTCGCGCTGTCCTACGGCCTGGTCGCGGCCGGCCGGCAGGCGGACCTGCCGCTGTATCTGGGCTCGTACCCGATCACCCCGGCCTCCGACATCCTGCACGAGCTGTCCAAGCACAAGAACTTCGGGGTGCGCACCTTCCAGGCGGAGGACGAGATCGCCGGGATCGGGGCGGCGCTGGGCGCCGCGTTCGGCGGTGCGCTGGCGGTGACGACCACGTCGGGTCCCGGTGTGGCGCTGAAGTCGGAGACCATCGGCCTGGCGGTCAGCCTGGAGCTGCCGCTGCTGATCGTGGACATCCAGCGCGGCGGGCCGTCGACGGGTCTGCCGACGAAGACCGAGCAGGCGGATCTGCTCCAGGCGATGTACGGGCGCAACGGCGAGGCGCCGGTGCCGATCGTGGCGCCGAAGACGCCCGCGGACTGCTTCGACGCGGCGCTGGACGCGGCCCGGATCGCGCTGACCTACCGCACGCCGGTCTTCCTGCTCTCCGACGGCTACCTGGCCAACGGCTCGGAGCCGTGGCGGATCCCCGATGTCGACGAACTTCCGGACCTGCGCGTCCAGTTCGCCTCGGGCCCCAACCACCAGCAGGCGGACGGCACCGAGGTGTTCTGGCCGTACAAGCGGGACGAGCAGACCCTGGCCAGGCCCTGGGCGGTGCCCGGCACGCCGGGCCTGGAGCACCGGATCGGCGGCATCGAGAAGCAGGACGGCACGGGCAACATCTCCTACGACCCGGCCAACCACGACTTCATGGTGCGCACCCGCCAGGCGAAGGTCGACGGCATCGAGGTCCCCGACCTCGACGTCGACGACCCCGCCGACGACGACGGCCGCAGCGCCGGCACCCTCGTGCTGGGCTGGGGGTCGACCTACGGCCCGATCACCGCGGCGGTCCGGCGCGTCCGGCGTGCCGGCGGGCGCATCGCCCAGGCCCATCTGCGCCACCTCAACCCCTTCCCCGGGAATCTCGGGGACGTCCTGGGGCGTTACGACAAGGTGATCGTGCCGGAGATGAACCTCGGGCAGCTCGCCACGCTGATCCGGGCGAAGTACCTGGTCGACGCGCAGTCGCACACCCAGGTCAGCGGAATGCCGTTCAAGGCCGAGCAGCTCGCGGAGGTCTTTAAGGAGGCCATCAATGACTGA
- a CDS encoding response regulator transcription factor: MRVVIAEDSVLLREGLTRLLTDRGHEVVAGVGDAEALIGTIGELAGAGALPDVVVADVRMPPTHTDEGVRAAVRLRREHPGLGVLVLSQYVEEQYATELLAGSSRGVGYLLKDRVAEVREFVDAVVRVAGGGTALDPEVVAQLLGRSRKQDVLAHLTPREREVLGLMAEGRTNSAVARQLVVSDGAVEKHVSNIFQKLGLSQSDGDHRRVLAVLTYLNS; encoded by the coding sequence GTGCGGGTGGTCATCGCCGAGGACTCGGTGCTGCTCCGTGAGGGCCTGACCCGGCTGCTCACCGACCGGGGGCACGAGGTCGTGGCGGGCGTGGGGGACGCCGAGGCGCTGATCGGGACGATCGGGGAGCTGGCCGGCGCGGGGGCGCTGCCGGACGTGGTGGTGGCGGACGTACGGATGCCGCCCACGCACACCGACGAGGGGGTCCGGGCCGCCGTCCGGCTGCGCCGGGAGCACCCCGGCCTGGGGGTGCTGGTGCTCTCCCAGTACGTCGAGGAGCAGTACGCGACGGAGCTGCTGGCCGGGTCGAGCCGGGGCGTCGGCTACCTGCTCAAGGACCGGGTGGCCGAGGTGCGGGAGTTCGTCGACGCGGTCGTCCGGGTCGCCGGGGGCGGGACGGCGCTGGACCCGGAGGTGGTGGCGCAGCTGCTGGGCCGCAGCCGCAAGCAGGACGTGCTGGCCCATCTGACACCCCGGGAGCGGGAGGTGCTGGGCCTGATGGCCGAGGGCCGGACGAACTCCGCGGTCGCCCGGCAGCTGGTGGTCAGCGACGGCGCGGTCGAGAAGCACGTCAGCAACATCTTCCAGAAACTGGGCCTGTCGCAGAGTGACGGGGATCACCGCCGGGTGCTCGCGGTGCTCACCTACCTCAACTCCTAG
- a CDS encoding sensor histidine kinase, with protein sequence MDTAYAHRPGGSRVPAGLRAPFSARTWREFLHLMLNFPLSVGMFVFTMVAVTTGSGLLITFLGIPVLAGGLAGIRALGALERRRARALLGLDVADPEPVRPSRPGLMGWVGAVLKSGVSWRHVLYCLLHFPWALFAFITSFTFWTLGWLLLAYPLWRWTFPAYLGRSGIQLGWDGSGNGIYLSTPVETVLTSAAGLLLVVAGSWVIHGLTQVDRLMVQSLLGPSSLAARVSELESDRGVVADTAAGDLRRIERDLHDGAQARLVSLAMDLGLAKEKLAQDPEAAAKMVDEAHGEVKIALQELRDLARGIHPAILTDRGLGPALSALSARCTVPVTVTVDLDHRPAAAIEGIAYFTVSELLQNVSRHSGATGATLDVWHTADRLMLLVTDDGRGGAHTAAGGGLAGLAERLGAVDGLLVVESPAGGPTAVSAELPWRG encoded by the coding sequence ATGGACACCGCATACGCACACCGGCCCGGCGGCTCCCGCGTGCCCGCGGGGCTGCGCGCCCCGTTCTCCGCGCGCACCTGGCGGGAGTTCCTCCACCTCATGCTCAACTTCCCGCTCTCCGTCGGGATGTTCGTCTTCACGATGGTGGCGGTCACCACGGGCTCCGGTCTGCTGATCACGTTCCTCGGCATCCCGGTGCTGGCGGGCGGCCTGGCCGGCATCCGCGCGCTGGGCGCCCTGGAGCGCCGGCGGGCCCGTGCGCTGCTGGGACTGGACGTCGCCGATCCGGAGCCCGTCCGGCCGTCCAGGCCCGGTCTGATGGGGTGGGTCGGGGCCGTGCTGAAGAGCGGGGTGTCCTGGCGGCACGTGCTCTACTGCCTGCTGCACTTCCCGTGGGCACTCTTCGCCTTCATCACCTCGTTCACCTTCTGGACGCTCGGCTGGCTGCTGCTGGCCTACCCGCTGTGGCGGTGGACGTTCCCGGCCTACCTCGGCCGCTCGGGCATCCAGCTGGGGTGGGACGGCAGCGGCAACGGCATCTACCTCAGCACCCCGGTGGAGACCGTGCTCACCAGCGCGGCCGGACTGCTGCTGGTGGTGGCCGGCTCGTGGGTGATCCACGGGCTGACGCAGGTGGACCGGCTCATGGTCCAGAGCCTGCTGGGGCCCTCCTCCCTCGCCGCCCGGGTCTCGGAGCTGGAGTCGGACCGCGGGGTGGTCGCGGACACCGCGGCGGGGGATCTGCGGCGCATCGAGCGGGATCTGCACGACGGGGCGCAGGCCCGGCTGGTCTCGCTCGCCATGGACCTGGGCCTGGCCAAGGAGAAGCTCGCGCAGGACCCGGAGGCCGCCGCGAAGATGGTGGACGAGGCGCACGGCGAGGTGAAGATCGCGCTCCAGGAGCTGCGGGACCTGGCCCGCGGCATCCACCCCGCGATCCTCACGGACCGGGGGCTCGGCCCGGCGCTGTCGGCGCTCTCCGCGCGCTGCACGGTCCCGGTGACGGTGACCGTGGACCTGGACCACCGGCCGGCCGCGGCGATCGAGGGCATCGCGTACTTCACCGTCTCCGAACTGCTGCAGAACGTCTCCCGGCACTCCGGGGCCACCGGCGCGACGCTGGACGTCTGGCACACCGCCGACCGGCTGATGCTGCTGGTCACGGACGACGGCCGGGGAGGCGCGCACACGGCGGCGGGAGGGGGCCTGGCCGGCCTCGCCGAACGGCTGGGCGCCGTCGACGGCCTGCTGGTCGTGGAGTCCCCGGCCGGCGGCCCGACAGCCGTCAGCGCGGAGCTGCCGTGGCGCGGCTGA
- a CDS encoding sensor histidine kinase → MTERSRPRGADPADAVDAVDEAPDGVAPPPERPLSGATWREIAYLLSNLPLGLAGFVVLVVWLTLGIGLAVTVTGLPLLASGLVTCRAYGRLERARARALLGVRVPEPSRLRAREQGFLPWMWLCLKDPVAWRHALFAFLRLPWAAFTFSVALVSLLVAWPALPWLARWLTNVDRAMVRGLLSPSDELERRIAELESDRVTVTDTAAADLRRIERDLHDGAQARLVALAMGLGLAKEKLLEGRADDSVAAMVEEAHGEVKLALQELRDLARGIHPAILTDRGLGPALASLAGRCTVPATTAVDLAERPAPAIEGIAYFTVSELLQNISKHSAARQASVEVWRAGDRLLLQVTDDGKGGARLDGGSGMAGLAERLGSVDGLFVLDSPEGGPTRVTAELPWWPRERAAAGTGPAPRRAAKAAPRGR, encoded by the coding sequence ATGACCGAGAGATCCCGGCCCCGTGGTGCCGATCCCGCCGACGCCGTCGACGCTGTCGACGAAGCCCCTGACGGTGTCGCGCCGCCGCCGGAAAGGCCGCTCAGCGGCGCCACCTGGCGGGAGATCGCGTACCTGCTGTCCAATCTCCCGCTGGGTCTCGCCGGGTTCGTGGTGCTGGTGGTCTGGCTGACCCTCGGCATCGGACTGGCCGTCACGGTCACGGGGCTGCCGCTGCTGGCGAGCGGCCTGGTGACGTGCCGGGCGTACGGGAGGCTGGAACGGGCGCGGGCGCGGGCGCTGCTCGGGGTGCGGGTGCCGGAGCCGAGCCGGCTGCGGGCCCGCGAGCAGGGGTTCCTGCCCTGGATGTGGCTGTGCCTGAAGGACCCGGTCGCCTGGCGGCACGCGCTGTTCGCGTTCCTCCGGCTGCCCTGGGCCGCGTTCACCTTCTCGGTCGCCCTGGTCTCGCTCCTGGTGGCGTGGCCGGCGCTGCCGTGGCTGGCGCGCTGGCTGACGAACGTGGACCGGGCCATGGTGCGCGGGCTGCTCTCGCCCTCCGACGAGCTGGAGCGGCGGATCGCCGAGCTGGAGTCGGACCGGGTGACGGTCACCGACACCGCGGCCGCCGACCTGCGGCGCATCGAACGGGATCTGCACGACGGCGCGCAGGCCAGGCTCGTGGCGCTCGCCATGGGGCTCGGCCTGGCGAAGGAGAAGCTGCTGGAGGGCCGGGCCGACGACAGCGTGGCGGCGATGGTGGAGGAGGCGCACGGCGAGGTGAAGCTGGCGCTGCAGGAGCTGCGGGACCTGGCCCGGGGCATCCATCCGGCGATCCTCACCGACCGCGGGCTGGGCCCGGCCCTCGCCTCGCTGGCCGGGCGCTGCACGGTGCCCGCCACCACGGCCGTGGACCTGGCCGAGCGGCCCGCGCCCGCCATCGAGGGCATCGCCTATTTCACGGTCTCCGAGCTGCTGCAGAACATCTCCAAGCACAGCGCGGCACGGCAGGCGTCGGTCGAGGTGTGGCGGGCCGGGGACCGGCTGCTGCTCCAGGTGACGGACGACGGGAAGGGCGGGGCGCGGCTGGACGGCGGCAGCGGCATGGCCGGGCTCGCCGAGCGGCTGGGGTCGGTGGACGGCCTGTTCGTGCTGGACTCGCCGGAGGGCGGGCCCACGCGGGTGACGGCGGAACTGCCGTGGTGGCCGCGGGAGCGGGCGGCGGCCGGGACGGGACCGGCGCCGAGGAGGGCGGCGAAGGCGGCGCCGAGGGGCCGCTGA
- the eccD gene encoding type VII secretion integral membrane protein EccD, which translates to MDSGAASRTSLGRVTLVGERRRADLVLPAREPLGALLPDVLRLLGDRPGDGTRRRLVTADGSVLSPDDSLASARVPDGAVLRLVGERQTPAGPSAHDATGEAADDLDARGRHWGRRSRTWTAGAASVAPALVAGVAAARWYGPGRAALWLGVAGVLAAAAGAAGARLGRLGRLGALGQRATSTALLALGGALGVLASWQAASPGGARLAAVGLTVAAALALLGVCTELGRGGLVGAAAVAVAVGAWEAGLALADLTRTGVALGVLSVLVLGYLPRLALTAAGLTRLDDRRSGDAPVSRHQVGAALGATHRDLAPATVAMAVSAGAAGVVAAGSGDGWPAAAAALLCLVTLSRARAYPLTAEVVALLAAGTAVGMSLVLRWAAGPGSPAGALAVLCVCAVLPLGVLAVRVPEHVRARLRRLLNLVESVAVMALIPVALGAFGIYGRLLPTL; encoded by the coding sequence ATGGATTCGGGGGCCGCGTCGCGCACCTCCCTGGGCCGGGTGACCCTCGTGGGCGAGCGGCGGCGGGCCGACCTCGTGCTCCCCGCGCGAGAGCCCCTCGGCGCGCTGCTGCCGGACGTGCTGCGGCTGCTCGGCGACCGGCCGGGCGACGGGACGCGGCGACGGCTGGTGACCGCGGACGGCTCGGTGCTCTCGCCGGACGACTCGCTGGCCTCGGCGCGGGTGCCCGACGGGGCCGTGCTGCGGCTCGTGGGGGAGCGGCAGACCCCGGCGGGGCCGTCGGCGCACGACGCCACGGGCGAGGCCGCCGACGATCTGGACGCGCGCGGCCGGCACTGGGGCCGGCGGAGCCGGACGTGGACGGCCGGCGCGGCGAGCGTGGCGCCGGCGCTGGTGGCCGGGGTGGCGGCGGCGCGCTGGTACGGGCCGGGGCGGGCCGCGCTCTGGCTCGGTGTCGCCGGGGTGCTGGCCGCGGCCGCCGGGGCGGCCGGCGCACGGCTCGGGCGACTCGGAAGGCTCGGCGCGCTCGGACAGCGTGCGACGAGCACCGCGCTGCTCGCCCTGGGCGGCGCGCTCGGCGTGCTCGCCTCCTGGCAGGCCGCCTCGCCGGGCGGGGCGCGGCTGGCGGCCGTCGGACTGACCGTCGCGGCGGCGCTCGCGCTGCTCGGGGTCTGCACGGAGCTGGGGCGCGGCGGCCTCGTCGGCGCGGCGGCGGTCGCGGTCGCGGTCGGGGCGTGGGAGGCCGGGCTGGCGCTGGCCGACCTGACCCGTACGGGAGTCGCGCTCGGCGTGCTCTCGGTGCTCGTGCTGGGCTACCTGCCCCGACTGGCCCTGACGGCGGCCGGGTTGACCCGGCTCGACGACCGGCGGTCCGGTGACGCGCCCGTGAGCCGCCACCAGGTCGGGGCCGCCCTCGGCGCGACCCACCGCGATCTGGCGCCGGCCACGGTCGCGATGGCGGTCTCCGCGGGTGCCGCGGGAGTGGTGGCCGCCGGGTCCGGCGACGGGTGGCCGGCCGCGGCCGCGGCGCTGCTGTGTCTGGTGACGCTGTCGCGAGCGCGCGCCTACCCCCTGACGGCCGAGGTCGTCGCCCTGCTGGCGGCCGGTACGGCGGTGGGGATGTCCCTGGTGCTCCGGTGGGCGGCGGGCCCGGGGAGTCCGGCGGGTGCGCTGGCCGTGCTGTGCGTCTGCGCGGTGCTGCCGCTCGGGGTGCTCGCGGTGCGCGTCCCGGAGCACGTCCGCGCCCGCCTGCGCCGCCTGCTGAACCTCGTCGAGTCGGTCGCCGTGATGGCGCTGATCCCGGTGGCCCTCGGGGCCTTCGGGATCTACGGCCGGCTGCTCCCCACGCTCTGA
- a CDS encoding NADH-quinone oxidoreductase subunit A, giving the protein MPDATVRTTVAADYFQGYSVVGIIAVIGVLFVAVAFGAGRLLRPVVPTPEKLLTYECGVDPVGEGWAHTQVRYYVYAFLYVIFAVDSIFLFPWATIFAAPGFGGVTLVEMFIFLGFLAIGLLYAWKKGVLEWT; this is encoded by the coding sequence GTGCCGGACGCGACCGTACGCACCACTGTCGCCGCGGACTATTTCCAGGGCTACTCGGTCGTCGGGATCATCGCCGTGATCGGGGTGCTCTTCGTGGCCGTGGCCTTCGGTGCCGGGCGGCTGCTGAGGCCCGTGGTGCCGACACCCGAGAAACTGTTGACGTACGAGTGCGGCGTGGACCCCGTCGGCGAGGGCTGGGCGCACACCCAGGTCCGCTACTACGTGTACGCCTTCCTCTACGTCATCTTCGCCGTCGACTCGATCTTCCTGTTCCCCTGGGCGACGATCTTCGCCGCCCCCGGTTTCGGTGGCGTGACGCTCGTGGAGATGTTCATCTTCCTCGGCTTCCTCGCCATCGGCCTGCTCTACGCATGGAAGAAGGGCGTCCTGGAATGGACGTGA
- a CDS encoding NADH-quinone oxidoreductase subunit B, producing the protein MDVTPASHSSAAASEGAEPQFLPEPRRLGTLARLAPEPMKVVLNWGRRYSLWVFNFGLACCAIEFIAASMARHDFIRLGVIPFAPGPRQADLMVVSGTVTDKMAPAVKRLYEQMPEPKYVISFGACSNCGGPYWDSYSVTKGVDQIIPVDVYVPGCPPRPEALLQGILKLQEKIARESLGERYAQGGSARPSAAALRSGLVAPPPPKPTDEPKPADEPKAPGEEPR; encoded by the coding sequence ATGGACGTGACCCCCGCCTCCCACAGCTCCGCAGCCGCGTCCGAGGGCGCCGAGCCGCAGTTCCTGCCGGAGCCGCGGCGCCTGGGGACCCTGGCCCGGCTCGCGCCCGAGCCGATGAAGGTGGTCCTCAACTGGGGCCGCCGCTACAGCCTCTGGGTCTTCAACTTCGGCCTCGCCTGCTGCGCCATCGAGTTCATCGCCGCGTCCATGGCGCGCCACGACTTCATCCGGCTCGGCGTGATCCCGTTCGCGCCCGGCCCGCGCCAGGCCGACCTGATGGTCGTCTCCGGCACGGTCACCGACAAGATGGCGCCCGCGGTCAAGCGGCTCTACGAGCAGATGCCCGAGCCGAAGTACGTCATCTCCTTCGGGGCCTGCTCCAACTGCGGCGGCCCGTACTGGGATTCGTACTCCGTCACCAAGGGCGTCGACCAGATCATCCCGGTGGACGTGTACGTACCGGGCTGCCCGCCGCGTCCGGAGGCGCTGCTGCAGGGCATCCTCAAGCTCCAGGAGAAGATCGCCCGCGAGTCGCTGGGGGAGCGGTACGCGCAGGGCGGTTCGGCCCGGCCCTCCGCGGCCGCGCTGCGCAGCGGACTGGTCGCGCCGCCCCCGCCGAAGCCCACGGACGAGCCGAAGCCCGCCGACGAGCCGAAGGCGCCGGGGGAGGAGCCCCGATGA
- a CDS encoding NADH-quinone oxidoreductase subunit C, producing MSEQPKQQPDQPDQPDQPERRAETTEQAAQAEAPVAEPAAEPVAEPVVGWLPRPASEIFGTGATAELAYDVLTVDVPVDGWLTALTAARDDLGCSYFDWLSAVDEPGTGFRICAHVADVARPGTVHRLIVRTTVPHDAPALPTALGVYAGAGWHERETHEMFGVDFTGHPHLVPLLLPDSFEGHPLRKDFVLAARVAKAWPGAKEPGEPAAGAAHGGPKRRQMLPPGVPDPNEWGPLKGQLPPAPARPARGARAAGGARAAGGAGAAAGERPARRTRTASAGSASQQTAGAGAETPAAEAGPERPERPARRTRSAGEGSAGQRRAAEEATTAPAPETAAADQTPATAESPEKQTPPPSSDAPWHHARPAFDEPGELEKQEKPVPPEKPVPPEKPEPPEQAAPPEQPEKPAAPEPPQDTPRDPAGGDTP from the coding sequence ATGAGCGAGCAGCCGAAGCAGCAGCCGGATCAGCCGGATCAGCCGGACCAGCCGGAGCGCCGGGCAGAGACCACCGAGCAGGCCGCGCAGGCGGAAGCGCCGGTTGCCGAGCCCGCGGCCGAGCCCGTTGCCGAGCCGGTCGTCGGCTGGCTGCCGCGGCCCGCGAGCGAGATCTTCGGTACGGGGGCCACGGCGGAGCTCGCGTACGACGTGCTGACCGTGGACGTCCCCGTGGACGGCTGGCTCACCGCGCTGACGGCCGCCCGCGACGACCTCGGCTGCAGCTACTTCGACTGGCTGAGCGCCGTCGACGAGCCCGGCACCGGATTCCGGATCTGTGCGCACGTCGCCGACGTGGCGCGGCCCGGTACCGTCCACCGCCTCATCGTGCGGACGACCGTGCCGCACGACGCGCCCGCCCTGCCCACCGCCCTCGGCGTGTACGCGGGCGCGGGCTGGCACGAGCGCGAGACCCACGAGATGTTCGGCGTCGACTTCACCGGCCACCCGCACCTCGTACCCCTGCTGCTCCCGGACAGCTTCGAGGGCCACCCGCTGCGCAAGGACTTCGTGCTGGCGGCACGGGTGGCGAAGGCGTGGCCGGGCGCCAAGGAGCCGGGGGAGCCGGCGGCGGGTGCTGCGCACGGCGGGCCCAAGCGCCGCCAGATGCTGCCCCCGGGCGTCCCGGACCCGAACGAATGGGGTCCGCTGAAGGGCCAGCTGCCGCCCGCTCCGGCGCGTCCGGCGCGGGGCGCACGGGCGGCCGGCGGCGCGCGTGCCGCCGGCGGTGCCGGTGCGGCCGCGGGCGAGCGCCCGGCCCGCCGTACCCGGACCGCGAGCGCCGGATCGGCCAGCCAGCAGACGGCGGGGGCGGGGGCCGAGACACCGGCCGCCGAGGCCGGTCCCGAGCGGCCGGAGCGGCCGGCACGCCGTACGCGGTCGGCGGGCGAGGGCTCGGCCGGGCAGCGACGGGCCGCCGAGGAGGCCACGACGGCCCCGGCGCCCGAGACGGCTGCCGCCGACCAGACCCCGGCGACGGCGGAGTCCCCCGAGAAGCAGACACCCCCGCCCTCCTCGGACGCGCCCTGGCACCACGCCCGCCCGGCCTTCGACGAGCCGGGGGAGCTGGAGAAACAAGAGAAGCCGGTGCCCCCGGAGAAGCCGGTGCCCCCGGAGAAGCCGGAGCCCCCGGAGCAGGCGGCGCCCCCGGAGCAGCCCGAGAAGCCCGCCGCCCCCGAGCCCCCACAGGACACCCCCCGAGACCCGGCAGGAGGCGACACCCCGTGA
- a CDS encoding complex I subunit 1/NuoH family protein → MSDALDIALRLVAVFVVFLVFPLVIGQTEHKVMAHMQGRLGPMYAGGFHGWAQLVADGVKFAQKEDIVPAGADRRIFQLAPAVALLPYLLVMVAIPIGPHNAVGQALDAGIFFVLAVMGVGVLGSLMAGWASANKFSLLGGLRTAAQLLAYELPMLLAAASVAMAAGTLSLPGIVEAFHWWWVPWQIVGGVVFFTAGLAELQRPPFDMPVADSEIIFGAYTEYTGLRFALFLLAEYAGIVVLCALTSVLFLGGWHGPFGADGLGWLWTLLKTVILAFGVIWLRVTYPRLREDQLQKLAWTVLIPLALAQIALTGVVKVVISS, encoded by the coding sequence GTGAGCGACGCCCTCGACATCGCGCTGCGGCTGGTCGCGGTCTTCGTCGTCTTCCTGGTCTTCCCTCTGGTCATCGGGCAGACCGAGCACAAGGTCATGGCCCATATGCAGGGCCGGCTCGGGCCGATGTACGCGGGCGGGTTCCACGGCTGGGCGCAGCTGGTGGCCGACGGGGTGAAGTTCGCGCAGAAGGAGGACATCGTCCCGGCCGGCGCCGACCGGCGGATCTTCCAGCTCGCGCCGGCCGTCGCCCTGCTGCCGTACCTCCTGGTGATGGTCGCCATCCCGATAGGCCCGCACAACGCCGTGGGCCAGGCGCTGGACGCCGGGATCTTCTTCGTCCTGGCCGTCATGGGCGTCGGCGTGCTCGGCTCGCTGATGGCGGGCTGGGCGTCGGCCAACAAGTTCTCGCTGCTCGGCGGCCTGCGCACGGCGGCGCAGCTGCTGGCGTACGAGCTGCCGATGCTGCTCGCCGCGGCCTCCGTCGCGATGGCGGCCGGCACGCTCTCGCTGCCGGGCATCGTCGAGGCGTTCCACTGGTGGTGGGTGCCCTGGCAGATCGTCGGCGGCGTCGTGTTCTTCACCGCCGGGCTCGCCGAGCTGCAGCGGCCGCCGTTCGACATGCCGGTCGCCGACTCGGAGATCATCTTCGGTGCGTACACCGAGTACACCGGACTGCGCTTCGCGCTCTTCCTGCTCGCCGAGTACGCCGGCATCGTCGTCCTCTGCGCCCTGACCTCCGTCCTCTTCCTCGGCGGCTGGCACGGCCCGTTCGGCGCCGACGGCCTGGGCTGGCTGTGGACGCTGCTGAAGACCGTGATCCTCGCCTTCGGCGTCATCTGGCTGCGGGTGACCTACCCGCGGCTGCGCGAGGACCAGCTGCAAAAGCTCGCCTGGACGGTCCTCATCCCGCTCGCCCTCGCCCAGATCGCCCTCACCGGCGTCGTCAAGGTGGTGATCTCGTCATGA
- a CDS encoding NuoI/complex I 23 kDa subunit family protein: protein MSFPGSGLAKGLAVTLRTMTKRSVTAQYPDVQPDLAPRTRGVIGLFEENCTVCMLCARECPDWCIYIDSHKETVPPAAPGGRERSRNVLDRFAIDFALCMYCGICIEVCPFDALFWSPEFEYAETDIRDLTHERDKLREWMWTVPEPPALDPAAEEPKELAAARKAADKLAAQQQAEAEAARAGTAEADTDRATDQNRPDTPGEGT from the coding sequence ATGAGCTTCCCCGGCTCCGGCCTCGCCAAGGGGCTGGCCGTCACCCTGCGGACGATGACGAAACGATCGGTCACCGCGCAGTACCCGGACGTCCAGCCCGACCTCGCGCCCCGCACCCGCGGCGTCATCGGGCTGTTCGAGGAGAACTGCACGGTCTGCATGCTGTGCGCCCGGGAGTGCCCGGACTGGTGCATCTACATCGACTCCCACAAGGAGACGGTGCCGCCCGCCGCCCCCGGGGGCCGCGAGCGCAGCCGCAATGTGCTGGACCGCTTCGCGATCGACTTCGCGCTGTGCATGTACTGCGGGATCTGCATCGAGGTCTGCCCCTTCGACGCGCTCTTCTGGTCACCGGAGTTCGAGTACGCCGAGACGGACATCCGCGATCTGACCCATGAGCGCGACAAGCTGCGCGAGTGGATGTGGACGGTGCCCGAACCGCCGGCGCTCGACCCGGCCGCCGAGGAGCCCAAGGAGCTGGCCGCCGCCCGCAAGGCGGCCGACAAGCTCGCCGCCCAGCAGCAGGCCGAAGCCGAGGCCGCCCGCGCCGGGACCGCGGAAGCGGACACGGACCGGGCCACCGACCAGAACCGACCGGACACCCCAGGGGAGGGAACGTGA